From Trichoderma atroviride chromosome 1, complete sequence, one genomic window encodes:
- a CDS encoding uncharacterized protein (TransMembrane:5 (i197-214o220-237i291-311o331-356i377-398o)), translating to MIRSDTHRPLTYMPLERAQAEAAFVQLIEALANIGLTTSVRCCDETSLLVFTRLASDDVLGQQVYSSRLQDWLQGVRITGPGSDVSQAIRDEPVTEAERLRLIYLLITKSRNEGGAGITQGQGQWKYVESIFPLHNNAFNKEWLHKWSQKYVLEQSDLDDIRDRFGEDVAFYFAFLKDYFRFQIFPAAIGFSAWLILGQFSVFYAICNCLWSVIFFEYWKRKEADLAISWGVRGVSKIQHQRPEFQWDFEAADLATGEPVKVYPFTKRLQTQLLQIPFALACVVILGGLVATVNSLEIFINEVYGGPGKQYLGFLPSVLLAVLTPTFSTVLMTAAKRLTDKENYDTMDAHHAALVQKQFVLNFMTSYMALTFTAFVYIPFGNILQPFLNFWGKTAQTITMSEVPLDTHQFQSNPQRIANQMYYTTVTAQIINTLTELVVPYIKHKATVKAKELSTKDTITSNDPPEEVEFLKRVRNQTGLDVYDVTADYREMVMQYGYLSLFSVSWPLTACFFLLNNWVELRSDALKIIIGCRRPIPWRADSIGPWLTALGFLSWLGSITSAAIVYLCSGDNSVSPITAGGVLLSILLAEHLYFAAQLAVRFVMGKVESPSLQRERRERFQLRKKLLEETVGHVAGEKAEVAVPGIEATEQITRQTLEEEARLASIQGHGSPEEMFWQRQRGIQETILVGRKLIEEQSSGKS from the exons atgattCGCTCTGACACCCACCGTCCTCTCACTTACATGCCTCTAGAGAGAGcccaagcagaagctgcttttGTGCAGCTCATTGAGGCCCTCGCCAACATTGGTCTCACCACTTCCGTCCGCTGTTGTGATGAGACCTCTCTCCTTGTATTCACCAGGCTCGCCTCGGATGACGTTTTGGGCCAACAGGTCTATAGCTCTCGCCTCCAGGACTGGCTACAGGGCGTGCGAATCACTGGCCCAGGAAGCGACGTATCACAGGCAATCCGTGACGAGCCCGTTACCGAGGCCGAGAGGCTGCGGTTGATATACTTGTTGATAACAAAATCTCGAAATGAAGGGGGTGCGGGAATCACCCAAGGCCAGGGACAGTGGAAATACGTCGAGTCCATCTTCCCGCTTCATAACAATGCGTTCAACAAGGAGTGGCTGCACAAATGGAGCCAAAAGTATGTTCTGGAACAATCCGATTTGGACGACATTCGCGACAGGTTTGGCGAGGATGTCGCGTTTTACTTTGCCTTTCTCAAGGATTACTTTCGCTTTCAAATATTCCCCGCTGCTATAGGCTTTTCTGCGTGGCTGATCTTGGGTCAGTTTTCTGTTTTTTACGCCATCTGCAACTGCCTCTGGTCCGTCATCTTTTTCGAGTACTGGAAGCGGAAAGAGGCTGATTTGGCTATTTCTTGGGGGGTCCGTGGCGTCTCCAAAATACAGCATCAGCGACCAGAATTCCAGTGGGACTTTGAGGCTGCAGACTTGGCTACAGGAGAACCCGTCAAGGTCTATCCTTTTACCAAGCGGCTACAGActcagcttcttcagatTCCATTTGCTCTAGCCTGTGTTGTTATACTGGGTGGACTTGTCGCAACAGTCAACTCTCTGGAAATTTTCATCAATGAGGTCTATGGTGGTCCAGGAAAGCAGTATCTG GGCTTCCTTCCTAGCGTACTACTTGCTGTTCTGACTCCAACTTTTTCTACTGTTCTCATGACTGCAGCCAAACGACTGACTGATAAAGAAAACTACGACACCATGGATG CACACCATGCGGCTCTTGTTCAGAAGCAGTTTGTCCTCAACTTCATGACCTCGTATATGGCTTTGACATTTACGGCCTTTGTCTACATTCCTTTTGGCAACATCTTGCAGCCATTTTTGAACTTTTGGGGCAAGACGGCTCAAACCATCACGATGAGCGAGGTCCCCTTGGACACTCATCAGTTTCAATCTAATCCCCAGCGAATCGCCAACCAGATGTACTATACTACGGTCACGGCGCAAATCATCAATACGCTCACAGAGCTTGTCGTGCCGTACATTAAACACAAGGCTactgtcaaggccaaggagctctCAACGAAGGACACGATTACAAGCAACGACCCGCCTGAAGAAGTCGAATTCTTAAAACGGGTGCGAAATCAGACCGGACTAGACGTGTATGACGTTACTGCAGATTATCGTGAGATGGTTATGCAGTATG gttatctctctctcttttctgtctcaTGGCCTCTTACGGcttgctttttcctcttgAATAACTGGGTCGAGTTGCGGTCCGACGCCCTGAAAATCATTATTGGCTGTCGCCGACCCATCCCATGGCGAGCTGATTCTATCGGTCCGTGGCTGACGGCTCTTGGCTTTCTATCATGGCTTGGTAGTATTACCAGTGCCGCTATTGTTTATCTCTGCAGCGGCGACAACTCTGTCTCTCCCATCACCGCGGGTGGCGTCCTCCTAAGCATCCTTCTGGCGGAGCATCTCTATTTTGCAgcccagctcgccgtcaGGTTTGTCATGGGTAAGGTGGAGAGCCCCAGCCTGCAGAGGGAGCGAAGGGAACGCTTCCAGTTGAGGAAGAAGCTATTGGAGGAGACTGTCGGCCACGTGGCGGGTGAGAAGGCTGAAGTCGCCGTCCCAGGGATCGAAGCGACGGAGCAAATCACTAGGCAAacgctggaggaggaggcccgTCTGGCCTCGATCCAGGGACATGGGTCACCAGAAGAAAT GTTCTGGCAGCGTCAGCGAGGCATTCAGGAGACAATCTTGGTCGGTCGGAAATTGATCGAAGAGCAGTCTAGCGGCAAGTCTTGA
- a CDS encoding uncharacterized protein (TransMembrane:8 (i197-214o220-237i291-311o331-356i377-398o514-537i561-585o591-614i)), with the protein MSSLRGLVGKGEDSGQDGNFGVDYVIHYRVPSKERAQAEAAFVQLIEALANIGLTTSVRCCDETSLLVFTRLASDDVLGQQVYSSRLQDWLQGVRITGPGSDVSQAIRDEPVTEAERLRLIYLLITKSRNEGGAGITQGQGQWKYVESIFPLHNNAFNKEWLHKWSQKYVLEQSDLDDIRDRFGEDVAFYFAFLKDYFRFQIFPAAIGFSAWLILGQFSVFYAICNCLWSVIFFEYWKRKEADLAISWGVRGVSKIQHQRPEFQWDFEAADLATGEPVKVYPFTKRLQTQLLQIPFALACVVILGGLVATVNSLEIFINEVYGGPGKQYLGFLPSVLLAVLTPTFSTVLMTAAKRLTDKENYDTMDAHHAALVQKQFVLNFMTSYMALTFTAFVYIPFGNILQPFLNFWGKTAQTITMSEVPLDTHQFQSNPQRIANQMYYTTVTAQIINTLTELVVPYIKHKATVKAKELSTKDTITSNDPPEEVEFLKRVRNQTGLDVYDVTADYREMVMQYGESSYTPHLTNIWV; encoded by the exons ATGTCGAGCCTGCGGGGCTTGGTCGGTAAAGGAGAGGATAGTGGCCAGGACGGCAATTTTGG CGTTGATTATGTGATTCATTATCGAGTGCCGTCCAAGG AGAGAGcccaagcagaagctgcttttGTGCAGCTCATTGAGGCCCTCGCCAACATTGGTCTCACCACTTCCGTCCGCTGTTGTGATGAGACCTCTCTCCTTGTATTCACCAGGCTCGCCTCGGATGACGTTTTGGGCCAACAGGTCTATAGCTCTCGCCTCCAGGACTGGCTACAGGGCGTGCGAATCACTGGCCCAGGAAGCGACGTATCACAGGCAATCCGTGACGAGCCCGTTACCGAGGCCGAGAGGCTGCGGTTGATATACTTGTTGATAACAAAATCTCGAAATGAAGGGGGTGCGGGAATCACCCAAGGCCAGGGACAGTGGAAATACGTCGAGTCCATCTTCCCGCTTCATAACAATGCGTTCAACAAGGAGTGGCTGCACAAATGGAGCCAAAAGTATGTTCTGGAACAATCCGATTTGGACGACATTCGCGACAGGTTTGGCGAGGATGTCGCGTTTTACTTTGCCTTTCTCAAGGATTACTTTCGCTTTCAAATATTCCCCGCTGCTATAGGCTTTTCTGCGTGGCTGATCTTGGGTCAGTTTTCTGTTTTTTACGCCATCTGCAACTGCCTCTGGTCCGTCATCTTTTTCGAGTACTGGAAGCGGAAAGAGGCTGATTTGGCTATTTCTTGGGGGGTCCGTGGCGTCTCCAAAATACAGCATCAGCGACCAGAATTCCAGTGGGACTTTGAGGCTGCAGACTTGGCTACAGGAGAACCCGTCAAGGTCTATCCTTTTACCAAGCGGCTACAGActcagcttcttcagatTCCATTTGCTCTAGCCTGTGTTGTTATACTGGGTGGACTTGTCGCAACAGTCAACTCTCTGGAAATTTTCATCAATGAGGTCTATGGTGGTCCAGGAAAGCAGTATCTG GGCTTCCTTCCTAGCGTACTACTTGCTGTTCTGACTCCAACTTTTTCTACTGTTCTCATGACTGCAGCCAAACGACTGACTGATAAAGAAAACTACGACACCATGGATG CACACCATGCGGCTCTTGTTCAGAAGCAGTTTGTCCTCAACTTCATGACCTCGTATATGGCTTTGACATTTACGGCCTTTGTCTACATTCCTTTTGGCAACATCTTGCAGCCATTTTTGAACTTTTGGGGCAAGACGGCTCAAACCATCACGATGAGCGAGGTCCCCTTGGACACTCATCAGTTTCAATCTAATCCCCAGCGAATCGCCAACCAGATGTACTATACTACGGTCACGGCGCAAATCATCAATACGCTCACAGAGCTTGTCGTGCCGTACATTAAACACAAGGCTactgtcaaggccaaggagctctCAACGAAGGACACGATTACAAGCAACGACCCGCCTGAAGAAGTCGAATTCTTAAAACGGGTGCGAAATCAGACCGGACTAGACGTGTATGACGTTACTGCAGATTATCGTGAGATGGTTATGCAGTATGGTGAGTCAAGCTATACGCCCCACTTGACCAACATATGGGTGTAG
- a CDS encoding uncharacterized protein (EggNog:ENOG41), translating to MDITSLAFNIAALYTACRDGYNFFTTVKKAEGESLIQLRELEIQQSILKAWGFHWQIQSESGSEPEHSDHARRKQTKLHKYFLSNGYKAEGVFRTLSALADTLSDQKKLTTRYGIQLRPDQAVQDGPGCTNYVQEAIHDTNIEDVKSVIKEVKNRLSVLNKFKWALKDKNNFKKLIAELKSHSDSLYRLCPENAFESMNIYFIMECLSKQESPTDLEWISTFATEQAEVDKKSSVQQGYKLLASAATLKASVNENRSRREANDIALINVDEEQRQMRYLGKGLALFEEQVVYVEMRDYRGPPLEVTPKQEKKKKRRNRGPFFLMDHTSFDESEEDIELNKIARPIKTVRPADPELRDLIRNFFNTFHGANMMGSVYGLDVASIIDHTEGEHQGYCSILYKLPGMIGVQSRERPAENLRLRAPVTLQSLLGNKQKQGIRSALGARFELARKLVRAVCLLHSSGWLHKNIRAESVIFFPEHVSALQEDQYEVKIEIDVSNPVLMGYIFSRPDDIIIQSNPPSIQREPPSVQREPPSFQEGPLPAPRKRIYSTSNRNTNSRTWDGPMDEEAKFRHRMVTPSSGSIYGRNMLGEGAVAERTKETNISGFTLDYYQHPAKHADPMRQYRHAYDVYSLGVLLLEVGLWEKLRDYDSSHYNDEEDHYERRRWVCREYLDRLRWECGDTYADAVLSCLMIDSIDGEVAKASERELCARIIADLEGCQA from the coding sequence ATGGATATTACGAGCCTCGCATTCAATATCGCAGCCCTCTACACGGCGTGTCGTGACGGCTACAATTTCTTCACCACTGTGAAAAAAGCAGAGGGAGAATCTTTAATTCAACTACGTGAATTGGAAATCCAGCAGTCAATCCTCAAAGCCTGGGGCTTCCATTGGCAGATCCAAAGTGAAAGCGGCAGTGAGCCAGAACACTCCGATCACGCCAGGCGAAAACAGACCAAACTTCACAAATACTTTTTGAGCAACGGATATAAAGCCGAAGGCGTCTTTAGAACTCTTTCTGCTCTTGCCGATACACTATCCGATCAGAAAAAACTCACCACGCGCTACGGTATCCAGCTTCGCCCCGACCAGGCCGTCCAAGATGGACCGGGGTGCACCAATTACGTTCAGGAGGCCATTCATGACACCAATATTGAGGATGTCAAATCGGTAATCAAGGAAGTCAAGAATCGCCTCTCTGTGCTTAATAAATTCAAATGGGCCTTGAAAGACAAGAACAACTTCAAGAAACTTATCGCCGAACTGAAATCCCACAGCGATTCGCTCTATCGTCTTTGCCCCGAAAATGCATTCGAGTCAATGAACATATATTTCATCATGGAGTGTTTGTCTAAGCAAGAGTCGCCAACAGATCTAGAATGGATTTCAACATTCGCAACGGAGCAAGCTGAAGTTGATAAAAAGTCCTCAGTACAGCAAGGTTACAAACTGCTAGCTTCGGCAGCCACTTTGAAAGCATCGGTGAATGAAAACAGAAGTAGGAGAGAAGCGAACGACATAGCTCTTATCAACGTTGACGAAGAGCAACGCCAAATGCGGTATTTAGGAAAGGGCCTAGCTCTATTTGAAGAGCAAGTTGTTTACGTGGAAATGCGGGACTATCGCGGACCTCCATTAGAAGTCACTccaaagcaagaaaagaaaaagaagcgtcGGAATCGGGGGCCCTTCTTTTTAATGGACCACACCAGCTTCGACGAGTCCGAAGAAGATATCGAACTAAACAAGATAGCCAGACCAATCAAGACAGTCAGACCAGCCGACCCCGAGCTTCGTGATCTCATCAGGAACTTCTTTAACACATTTCATGGTGCGAATATGATGGGAAGCGTCTATGGCTTGGATGTTGCCAGTATTATCGACCATACAGAAGGCGAGCACCAAGGTTACTGCAGCATTCTCTATAAGCTACCCGGCATGATTGGTGTTCAGAGTCGTGAGCGGCCTGCGGAAAACCTAAGGCTTCGCGCACCTGTGACGCTGCAGTCGCTCCTTGGAAACAAGCAAAAACAGGGCATCCGATCTGCGCTTGGTGCGCGTTTCGAGCTTGCTAGAAAGCTTGTGCGTGCCGTGTGTCTTCTTCACTCCAGTGGCTGGCTACACAAGAACATACGCGCAGAGTCAGTGATATTCTTTCCCGAACATGTTAGTGCACTCCAAGAGGATCAATATGAGGTCAAAATCGAGATTGATGTCTCAAATCCTGTTTTGATGGGCTACATCTTCTCACGGCCagacgacatcatcatccaaaGTAATCCACCATCTATCCAAAGGGAACCACCATCCGTCCAAAGGGAACCACCATCCTTCCAAGAGGGACCACTACCTGCCCCTAGAAAGCGAATATATAGCACTTCAAATAGAAATACCAACAGCAGGACGTGGGATGGCCCAATGGACGAGGAAGCTAAGTTTAGACACAGAATGGTAACTCCTTCCTCTGGTAGCATATACGGTCGCAACATGCTAGGGGAGGGAGCCGTGGCCGAGCGTACGAAAGAGACAAATATCAGTGGTTTTACGCTTGACTACTATCAGCATCCTGCGAAGCACGCGGATCCGATGCGCCAGTATCGTCACGCATACGACGTATACTCTCTCGGTGTTCTTCTACTTGAAGTCGGGCTATGGGAGAAACTGAGGGACTACGATAGCTCACATTATAATGACGAAGAGGATCATTATGAGCGAAGACGATGGGTTTGTAGAGAGTATCTTGATCGCCTGAGATGGGAATGTGGAGATACTTATGCGGATGCTGTGCTTAGCTGTCTCATGATTGATAGCATTGATGGCGAAGTGGCGAAAGCGAGTGAGAGGGAGCTTTGTGCTAGAATTATAGCCGACTTGGAGGGCTGTCAGGCTTAG
- a CDS encoding uncharacterized protein (TransMembrane:8 (i179-196o202-219i273-293o313-338i359-380o496-519i543-567o573-596i)), with the protein MSSLRGLVGKGEDSGQDGNFGVDYVIHYRVPSKERAQAEAAFVQLIEALANIGLTTSVRCCDETSLLVFTRLASDDVLGQQVYSSRLQDWLQGVRITGPGSDVSQAIRDEPVTEAERLRLIYLLITKSRNEGGAGITQGQGQWKYVESIFPLHNNAFNKEWLHKWSQKYVLEQSDLDDIRDRFGEDVAFYFAFLKDYFRFQIFPAAIGFSAWLILGQFSVFYAICNCLWSVIFFEYWKRKEADLAISWGVRGVSKIQHQRPEFQWDFEAADLATGEPVKVYPFTKRLQTQLLQIPFALACVVILGGLVATVNSLEIFINEVYGGPGKQYLGFLPSVLLAVLTPTFSTVLMTAAKRLTDKENYDTMDAHHAALVQKQFVLNFMTSYMALTFTAFVYIPFGNILQPFLNFWGKTAQTITMSEVPLDTHQFQSNPQRIANQMYYTTVTAQIINTLTELVVPYIKHKATVKAKELSTKDTITSNDPPEEVEFLKRVRNQTGLDVYDVTADYREMVMQYGYLSLFSVSWPLTACFFLLNNWVELRSDALKIIIGCRRPIPWRADSIGPWLTALGFLSWLGSITSAAIVYLCSGDNSVSPITAGGVLLSILLAEHLYFAAQLAVRFVMGKVESPSLQRERRERFQLRKKLLEETVGHVAGEKAEVAVPGIEATEQITRQTLEEEARLASIQGHGSPEEMFWQRQRGIQETILVGRKLIEEQSSGKS; encoded by the exons ATGTCGAGCCTGCGGGGCTTGGTCGGTAAAGGAGAGGATAGTGGCCAGGACGGCAATTTTGG CGTTGATTATGTGATTCATTATCGAGTGCCGTCCAAGG AGAGAGcccaagcagaagctgcttttGTGCAGCTCATTGAGGCCCTCGCCAACATTGGTCTCACCACTTCCGTCCGCTGTTGTGATGAGACCTCTCTCCTTGTATTCACCAGGCTCGCCTCGGATGACGTTTTGGGCCAACAGGTCTATAGCTCTCGCCTCCAGGACTGGCTACAGGGCGTGCGAATCACTGGCCCAGGAAGCGACGTATCACAGGCAATCCGTGACGAGCCCGTTACCGAGGCCGAGAGGCTGCGGTTGATATACTTGTTGATAACAAAATCTCGAAATGAAGGGGGTGCGGGAATCACCCAAGGCCAGGGACAGTGGAAATACGTCGAGTCCATCTTCCCGCTTCATAACAATGCGTTCAACAAGGAGTGGCTGCACAAATGGAGCCAAAAGTATGTTCTGGAACAATCCGATTTGGACGACATTCGCGACAGGTTTGGCGAGGATGTCGCGTTTTACTTTGCCTTTCTCAAGGATTACTTTCGCTTTCAAATATTCCCCGCTGCTATAGGCTTTTCTGCGTGGCTGATCTTGGGTCAGTTTTCTGTTTTTTACGCCATCTGCAACTGCCTCTGGTCCGTCATCTTTTTCGAGTACTGGAAGCGGAAAGAGGCTGATTTGGCTATTTCTTGGGGGGTCCGTGGCGTCTCCAAAATACAGCATCAGCGACCAGAATTCCAGTGGGACTTTGAGGCTGCAGACTTGGCTACAGGAGAACCCGTCAAGGTCTATCCTTTTACCAAGCGGCTACAGActcagcttcttcagatTCCATTTGCTCTAGCCTGTGTTGTTATACTGGGTGGACTTGTCGCAACAGTCAACTCTCTGGAAATTTTCATCAATGAGGTCTATGGTGGTCCAGGAAAGCAGTATCTG GGCTTCCTTCCTAGCGTACTACTTGCTGTTCTGACTCCAACTTTTTCTACTGTTCTCATGACTGCAGCCAAACGACTGACTGATAAAGAAAACTACGACACCATGGATG CACACCATGCGGCTCTTGTTCAGAAGCAGTTTGTCCTCAACTTCATGACCTCGTATATGGCTTTGACATTTACGGCCTTTGTCTACATTCCTTTTGGCAACATCTTGCAGCCATTTTTGAACTTTTGGGGCAAGACGGCTCAAACCATCACGATGAGCGAGGTCCCCTTGGACACTCATCAGTTTCAATCTAATCCCCAGCGAATCGCCAACCAGATGTACTATACTACGGTCACGGCGCAAATCATCAATACGCTCACAGAGCTTGTCGTGCCGTACATTAAACACAAGGCTactgtcaaggccaaggagctctCAACGAAGGACACGATTACAAGCAACGACCCGCCTGAAGAAGTCGAATTCTTAAAACGGGTGCGAAATCAGACCGGACTAGACGTGTATGACGTTACTGCAGATTATCGTGAGATGGTTATGCAGTATG gttatctctctctcttttctgtctcaTGGCCTCTTACGGcttgctttttcctcttgAATAACTGGGTCGAGTTGCGGTCCGACGCCCTGAAAATCATTATTGGCTGTCGCCGACCCATCCCATGGCGAGCTGATTCTATCGGTCCGTGGCTGACGGCTCTTGGCTTTCTATCATGGCTTGGTAGTATTACCAGTGCCGCTATTGTTTATCTCTGCAGCGGCGACAACTCTGTCTCTCCCATCACCGCGGGTGGCGTCCTCCTAAGCATCCTTCTGGCGGAGCATCTCTATTTTGCAgcccagctcgccgtcaGGTTTGTCATGGGTAAGGTGGAGAGCCCCAGCCTGCAGAGGGAGCGAAGGGAACGCTTCCAGTTGAGGAAGAAGCTATTGGAGGAGACTGTCGGCCACGTGGCGGGTGAGAAGGCTGAAGTCGCCGTCCCAGGGATCGAAGCGACGGAGCAAATCACTAGGCAAacgctggaggaggaggcccgTCTGGCCTCGATCCAGGGACATGGGTCACCAGAAGAAAT GTTCTGGCAGCGTCAGCGAGGCATTCAGGAGACAATCTTGGTCGGTCGGAAATTGATCGAAGAGCAGTCTAGCGGCAAGTCTTGA
- a CDS encoding uncharacterized protein (EggNog:ENOG41), which produces MPPPDRALPMPPPPPPAAVDQLPPRPPSTNPWDIRVKTVASDDERPLRDGPQARRRPPVDPALQTPVDGQSPNSPFTSAKNFSVPRSNYSDSTRSSSLMPDSARSSGLLQEYTLDGDLKHSSLTSQLTDYSMSPTQVSRPRAPSSTTSYSASTPTIPEEMSREKAIRARSTSRPRAVMYSPMPYRSQPRPRQPSYPTTAEERVEDVKPGPRSDSLSDAAQPPISERRLSDAESLLDPNPLPVSTRPPAYDRRPSAVNTEQQTQQQTQQQPLSGLELARRSTGLTANENLDSGLIPVDSSMPSAALANLPPQDLTIDNQSSFYVMKQFCAGATDVINGGIGVKRIKKPGFSITAVAAKCTHCLYELDFKHVEYDLNKQEEGNYTKNGIGYRLRFLQKSHLHAKRIDDVMYACVFCIHTSRTLDQSDSTVFTSTAALFAHLARHPRPLPDVPGIAVVDQTEVPPHLVNDYDLLFNSPPEPHPVRERAAELAHLPTGHAKESARRLFGQRLLPDRTPALELIQGAKITGLTWPARYGGEWAFGWHDGVFASIPVEILKLDRPPFSQIKRNNSSRVRAKARWKFSVKEKNEDWLKFDKDEVITNISWPYPEYWCWSGTNAKGKWGVFPQAFLDPNSLQEISSMIGSDRSSILSNEKNKSSTMLPSFSTRSKNGRPPSVAGSTSSGETTRSGFGSRRLRGFRGGLIEH; this is translated from the exons ATGCCACCTCCAGACAGGGCGTTGCCTATGCCCCCGCCACCACCTCCGGCGGCAGTGGATCAATTACCTCCACGACCGCCGTCGACCAACCCGTGGGACATTAGAGTCAAGACTGTTGCCTCTGATGATGAACGGCCACTGCGAGACGGCCCTCAAGCGCGCCGACGACCACCAGTCGATCCAGCGCTCCAGACGCCGGTTGATGGCCAATCACCAAACAGTCCATTCACTTCTGCAAAGAACTTTTCGGTTCCGCGATCCAACTATTCAGATAGCACTCGCAGCTCATCATTGATGCCAGACAGCGCTCGCAGCTCGGGATTATTGCAAGAGTATACTCTTGACGGAGACCTCAAGCACTCGTCTCTTACCAGCCAATTGACAGACTACAGCATGAGTCCCACCCAGGTCTCGCGACCACGAGCACCGAGCAGTACTACTAGTTATAGCGCGAGCACCCCAACCATACCTGAAGAAATGTCGCGAGAAAAGGCCATCAGAGCGAGGAGTACTTCACGACCCCGTGCCGTCATGTATTCGCCAATGCCGTATCGATCACAGCCAAGGCCACGTCAGCCCTCATATCCGACTACTGCCGAGGAGCGCGTGGAGGACGTGAAGCCTGGTCCCCGGAGTGATTCGCTCAGTGATGCTGCACAACCTCCCATCTCTGAGCGAAGGTTGTCAGACGCCGAGAGTTTGCTGGATCCAAACCCCCTTCCGGTCAGTACAAGGCCGCCTGCCTACGATAGGCGGCCAAGTGCTGTCAATACCGAGCAACAAACGCAGCAACAaacgcagcaacagcctctgTCAGGCCTCGAACTCGCTCGTCGCAGCACAGGCCTGACCGCAAATGAGAACCTAGACAGCGGCTTGATCCCGGTAGACTCTTCTATGCCTAGTGCTGCTCTGGCAAATCTACCTCCCCAAGATCTCACAATCGACAACCAAAGTTCGTTTTACGTCATGAAACAATTCTGTGCTGGAGCCACTGATGTTATCAACGGAGGGATCGGTGTGAAGAGGATAAAGAAACCC GGGTTTTCTATTacagctgttgctgccaagtGCACGCACTGCTTATACGAGCTGGACTTTAAGCATGTTGAATATGATCTCAACAAACAAG AGGAGGGTAACTACACCAAGAATGGCATCGGATACCGCCTGCGCTTTTTGCAGAAGAGCCATTTGCACGCAAAGCGGATTGACGACGTCATGTATGCATGTGTCTTTTGTATCCATACCAGCCGAACTCTCGACCAGAGCGACTCAACTGTTTTCACATCGACCGCCGCATTGTTTGCCCATTTGGCTCGCCACCCTCGGCCGCTTCCCGATGTTCCTGGCATTGCCGTGGTAGACCAGACTGAGGTTCCGCCTCATTTGGTCAATGACTACGATCTTTTGTTTAACAGCCCGCCTGAGCCTCATCCGGTACGCGAAAGGGCGGCAGAACTTGCTCACCTTCCCACTGGCCATGCAAAGGAGTCGGCTAGAAGACTATTTGGCCAAAGACTGCTCCCTGACAGGACGCCAGCTTTGGAACTGATTCAAGGCGCAAAGATTACCGGACTGACGTGGCCCGCTCGATATGGAGGAGAATGGGCTTTTGGATGGCATGATGGTGTATTTGCATCGATCCCTGTCGAAATCTTAAAGCTGGATCGGCCTCCTTTCAGCCAAATTAAGAGAAACAACTCAAGTCGCGTTCGAGCTAAAGCCAGGTGGAAGTTTTCGGTcaaggaaaagaatgaagacTGGCTCAAGTTTGACAAGGACGAAGTCATTACCAACATAAGCT GGCCATATCCCGAGTATTGGTGCTGGTCAGGCACAAACGCAAAAGGCAAATGGGGAGTCTTCCCTCAAGCTTTCCTTGACCCAAACTCACTGCAGGAGATATCTTCCATGATTGGCTCAGACCGGTCCAGCATTCTCAGTAACGAGAAGAACAAATCGAGCACCATGCTGCCGAGCTTTTCCACACGGAGCAAGAATGGACGCCCACCTAGCGTTGCCGGATCGACAAGCAGTGGAGAAACGACAAGATCCGGATTTGGCTCAAGACGCCTTCGAGGATTTCGGGGGGGACTGATTGAACATTAA